The Clostridioides sp. ES-S-0010-02 genome window below encodes:
- a CDS encoding Mrp/NBP35 family ATP-binding protein — MADCNSCPSKGNCNSQSNCSIENNPNNKFGKIIGVMSGKGGVGKSTVTALLANKLNKMGYKVGILDSDITGPSIPRLMGLKNVKAYSDGSYIYPVENSNNIKVMSINLMIDDENEPVVWRGPLVGGVVKQFYTDVLWEELDYLLIDMPPGTGDVALTVMQSIPISGIVMVSVPQDLVSMIVSKAVNMAKKMNINVLGVIENMSYIQCPDCSKKIKLFDGDSTEKFLNDLDLKLLGELPMTKEIIDITHNGVTDISNDLDSILTDIVENIK, encoded by the coding sequence ATGGCAGATTGTAATTCATGTCCATCAAAGGGAAATTGTAATAGTCAATCAAATTGTTCTATTGAAAATAACCCTAACAATAAATTCGGAAAAATAATTGGTGTTATGAGTGGGAAAGGTGGAGTTGGTAAATCGACTGTAACTGCTTTACTTGCTAATAAACTAAATAAAATGGGATATAAAGTTGGTATATTAGACTCTGATATAACAGGACCAAGTATTCCTAGACTTATGGGTCTAAAAAATGTAAAAGCTTATTCTGATGGTTCTTATATTTATCCTGTAGAAAATTCAAATAACATAAAAGTAATGTCTATAAATCTTATGATAGATGATGAAAATGAACCTGTTGTTTGGAGAGGACCTCTAGTTGGAGGAGTTGTAAAACAATTTTATACTGATGTACTTTGGGAAGAACTAGACTATTTACTTATAGACATGCCCCCAGGCACTGGAGATGTTGCATTAACAGTTATGCAATCTATACCTATAAGTGGAATAGTTATGGTTTCAGTTCCTCAAGATTTGGTATCTATGATTGTATCAAAAGCTGTTAATATGGCTAAAAAAATGAACATAAATGTTCTTGGAGTTATTGAAAATATGAGTTATATTCAATGTCCTGATTGTTCTAAAAAAATCAAACTATTTGATGGTGACTCTACTGAAAAGTTTTTAAATGATTTAGATTTAAAACTTCTAGGTGAACTTCCTATGACTAAAGAAATCATAGATATTACTCATAATGGTGTTACAGACATTAGTAATGATTTAGACTCAATATTAACTGATATTGTTGAAAATATCAAATAG
- a CDS encoding nitrogenase component 1, whose product MEVYKYFPNPSDRMGIIFTVSSISEACVIEFGPSGTTHYAIEAIGSLNGEDKAKIYSTHMSESDVTFGNYDRLEKAIIEIDNNINPKYIFVMASSVSSIIGVDIVGICNIISDSVNCKLIPITTGGLREDYNQGVEDFLYILAKDVVKESNEKIDSFNIIGCNIDQYNFLSDCEEIKRMIKTFFKKEVNVTFTSYTSIDEIENASKSSLNIVLRKEGIKAATFMKDKYNIPYVYKKPYGIKNTEEFIKDIQKVTMWDLDKSAYEAEVSNIKRQVFNIKRKFYFYKESKKCAVFGDYDTALGFKDLLNELGLEVDRVNILHNTDCNDESVYIGNNELERNKYLKENELLVLFGDGTSIDMSHNSKLDIQISNPNLKSVNIYPYTPFIGLRGVLYIIERILNISL is encoded by the coding sequence ATGGAAGTATATAAATATTTTCCAAATCCTTCTGATAGAATGGGAATAATATTTACAGTATCATCAATAAGTGAAGCCTGTGTCATAGAATTTGGCCCATCAGGAACAACTCACTATGCGATAGAAGCAATTGGAAGTTTAAATGGAGAAGACAAAGCAAAGATTTATTCAACTCATATGAGTGAAAGTGATGTTACGTTTGGAAATTATGATAGATTAGAAAAGGCTATAATTGAAATAGATAATAATATTAACCCAAAATATATATTTGTAATGGCTTCATCTGTATCTTCTATTATAGGTGTGGATATAGTAGGAATCTGCAATATCATAAGTGATTCTGTAAACTGTAAGTTAATCCCAATTACAACAGGTGGATTAAGAGAAGATTATAATCAAGGAGTTGAAGATTTTCTTTATATATTAGCAAAGGATGTAGTAAAAGAGAGCAATGAAAAAATTGATAGTTTTAATATAATTGGATGTAATATAGACCAATATAACTTTTTATCAGATTGTGAAGAAATTAAAAGGATGATAAAGACTTTTTTCAAAAAAGAAGTAAATGTAACCTTTACATCATACACATCAATAGATGAAATAGAAAATGCATCTAAATCTAGTTTAAATATAGTACTTAGGAAAGAAGGTATTAAAGCAGCAACTTTTATGAAGGATAAGTACAATATACCTTATGTGTATAAAAAGCCTTATGGAATAAAAAATACTGAAGAATTTATTAAAGACATACAAAAAGTAACTATGTGGGATTTGGATAAAAGTGCTTATGAAGCTGAAGTATCTAACATAAAAAGACAAGTATTTAATATAAAAAGGAAGTTTTATTTTTATAAGGAAAGCAAAAAATGTGCTGTATTTGGAGATTATGACACTGCTTTAGGATTTAAAGATTTATTGAATGAATTAGGTCTTGAAGTTGATAGAGTTAATATATTGCATAATACAGATTGTAATGACGAATCTGTATATATTGGAAATAATGAGTTAGAAAGAAATAAATATTTAAAAGAAAATGAGTTATTGGTTTTATTTGGAGATGGTACTAGTATTGATATGAGTCACAATTCAAAGTTAGATATACAGATAAGTAATCCAAACCTAAAAAGTGTAAATATATATCCATATACACCATTTATTGGATTAAGAGGAGTGCTTTACATAATTGAAAGAATACTTAATATATCACTATAA
- a CDS encoding oxalate:formate antiporter, which translates to MYTLNVLNRLKDIAYDKDIKSLSYAVFPGTHCPLFGVVLTASYIKNMALVIVGTNECTYYSKNFAYHRQSGQDSVYSVVLKDKDIVFGAEKKVIEAVKYISEVEKFDAIMIVTTCVPELIGEDYNALSEELEELIGIPVLAVNTEHYTCNSHIIGMTRALKSLSSVMENHTNKKGVNILGHRQENVEDTELVKLLFKEGVKINCVIPSKCTIRDIKSASSAKLNIVTDMIALDLAEDMKNKFGIEYIYFDKNMKESIIMENYNKLCNILDIDVQDELLEQRQKYNLLLNKCRLLMEGKKLIYGNTPMMAFETVDFLTELGLVPEFIQVRELYEQDGLFKDNIIKKGHNPYISRIANIAPLRSLYDTINADIYIGHENPMLLKEKGLMQITLDEHAQKIGFELPIGIMETLIKLFDVEKVTRKEVI; encoded by the coding sequence ATGTATACTTTAAATGTATTAAATAGATTAAAAGATATAGCATATGATAAAGATATAAAATCTTTATCATATGCTGTGTTTCCAGGGACTCATTGTCCATTGTTTGGAGTTGTATTAACTGCATCATATATAAAAAACATGGCTCTTGTGATAGTAGGAACAAATGAATGTACTTATTATAGTAAAAACTTTGCATATCATAGACAGTCTGGTCAAGATAGTGTTTATTCAGTAGTTCTAAAAGATAAAGATATAGTTTTTGGTGCAGAAAAAAAAGTAATAGAAGCTGTAAAGTATATTTCAGAAGTTGAAAAGTTTGATGCAATAATGATAGTAACTACATGTGTACCAGAGTTAATAGGTGAGGATTATAATGCTTTATCTGAGGAATTGGAAGAACTGATAGGTATCCCTGTTTTAGCAGTTAATACCGAACATTATACTTGTAATTCTCATATAATTGGAATGACTAGAGCTTTAAAGAGTTTATCATCAGTTATGGAGAATCATACAAATAAAAAAGGTGTTAATATTTTAGGGCATAGACAAGAGAATGTAGAAGATACAGAGCTTGTAAAGTTACTTTTTAAAGAAGGCGTAAAAATAAATTGTGTAATACCATCTAAATGTACTATAAGAGATATAAAAAGTGCATCTAGTGCTAAATTAAATATAGTAACAGACATGATAGCATTGGATTTAGCTGAAGATATGAAAAATAAATTTGGAATAGAATACATATATTTTGATAAAAACATGAAAGAGTCAATTATAATGGAAAACTATAATAAACTTTGTAACATTTTAGATATAGATGTACAAGATGAATTATTAGAACAAAGACAAAAATATAATTTGTTATTGAATAAATGTAGACTTCTAATGGAAGGTAAAAAGCTAATTTATGGGAATACACCAATGATGGCGTTTGAAACAGTGGATTTCTTAACAGAATTAGGGTTAGTGCCAGAATTTATACAAGTGCGTGAACTATATGAACAAGATGGTTTATTTAAAGACAACATAATAAAAAAAGGACACAATCCATATATAAGCAGAATTGCGAATATAGCTCCACTTAGAAGTTTGTATGATACTATAAATGCAGATATTTATATAGGCCATGAAAATCCAATGTTATTAAAAGAAAAAGGACTTATGCAAATAACGTTAGACGAACATGCACAAAAAATAGGGTTTGAGCTTCCAATAGGCATAATGGAAACTTTAATTAAATTGTTTGATGTGGAGAAAGTTACAAGAAAGGAAGTGATTTAA
- a CDS encoding ABC transporter ATP-binding protein has product MFNVKNVKIGYEDKIIIDNLSVSIKEKEVVSILGPNGSGKSTLLKSLSRILKIKQGDIYIGKKNMKVMSNKEISRKVALLAQHNASLKDIKVKDLIYYGRIPHKGFFESKNKNDEEIVNWAMRNTGLEAYKDKLVSNLSGGERQRVWLAMALCQKPDILLLDEPTTYLDISHQLELMELVKDINKKFGMTIIMVLHDINQASKYSDRLIIMNNGAIVADGHPNNVISEEIIKDVYKVKCDIDIDPISKKPRIHPIMLCRRTSSI; this is encoded by the coding sequence ATGTTCAATGTAAAAAATGTCAAAATAGGTTATGAAGATAAGATTATCATAGACAATCTGAGTGTGAGCATTAAGGAAAAAGAAGTAGTTTCTATATTAGGTCCAAATGGTTCAGGAAAATCTACGCTACTTAAATCCTTATCTAGAATTTTGAAAATTAAACAGGGTGACATATATATTGGTAAGAAAAATATGAAAGTCATGAGTAATAAAGAAATTTCGAGGAAAGTGGCATTATTAGCTCAACATAATGCCTCCTTAAAGGATATAAAAGTAAAAGATTTAATATATTATGGAAGAATACCACATAAAGGTTTTTTTGAAAGTAAAAATAAAAATGATGAAGAGATAGTAAATTGGGCAATGAGAAATACAGGTCTTGAAGCATATAAAGATAAATTGGTAAGCAATTTATCTGGAGGAGAAAGACAAAGAGTATGGTTAGCGATGGCACTTTGTCAAAAGCCAGATATACTTTTATTAGATGAACCTACAACATATTTAGATATATCTCATCAATTAGAACTAATGGAACTTGTAAAAGATATAAATAAAAAATTTGGAATGACTATAATTATGGTTCTACATGATATAAATCAAGCGAGCAAATACAGTGACAGACTTATTATTATGAATAATGGTGCTATAGTAGCGGATGGCCATCCTAATAACGTAATAAGTGAAGAAATAATAAAAGATGTTTATAAGGTAAAATGTGATATAGATATAGACCCAATTAGCAAAAAGCCTAGGATTCATCCAATAATGTTATGTAGAAGAACTAGTAGTATATAA
- a CDS encoding iron ABC transporter permease, with amino-acid sequence MDNKKVLLIFTGLITVIILLIVFSTVGSVNLSIGEIFDALINENNTMVTTIVYKMRLPRNILAALVGANLAVSGLLLQAVMKNPLADPGITGISTGASVAAIIILLLFPQYTSMLPIVAFIGGLISCGVVYLMAYKNGLRPERIILAGVAVNTILGGVISYLSTMYSERIQSAMLWLNGSLATKTWLDVNMLIWYSVIGLIGAILLIRSTNVLQLGDDAATNLGFNVNKSRFLISLVAIFLAGVSTSIVGVISFVGLIVPHITRMLLGSDHKYTIPFSIVLGSIVLLIADTLARTIGGSIEIPVGVIMSIIGGPFFLYLLRKRGGY; translated from the coding sequence ATGGATAATAAAAAAGTCTTATTGATATTTACAGGGTTGATAACTGTAATTATTTTATTAATTGTTTTTTCTACTGTAGGGAGTGTAAATTTAAGTATTGGGGAAATATTTGATGCATTGATAAATGAAAATAATACAATGGTTACTACAATAGTTTATAAAATGAGGTTGCCTAGAAATATTTTAGCAGCGTTAGTTGGTGCAAATCTAGCAGTTTCAGGATTATTGTTACAAGCTGTTATGAAAAATCCATTAGCAGACCCTGGTATAACAGGTATATCTACAGGAGCAAGTGTAGCTGCTATTATAATATTGCTTTTATTTCCACAATATACAAGTATGTTACCAATAGTTGCTTTTATAGGAGGACTCATATCCTGTGGAGTAGTATATTTGATGGCGTATAAAAATGGGCTTAGACCAGAGCGAATTATACTAGCTGGAGTCGCTGTAAACACTATATTAGGTGGTGTTATATCGTATTTATCAACTATGTATAGTGAAAGAATTCAAAGTGCAATGTTGTGGTTAAACGGAAGTTTAGCCACAAAGACTTGGTTAGATGTAAATATGCTAATATGGTATTCTGTTATAGGATTGATAGGAGCAATTTTACTTATCAGAAGTACAAATGTACTGCAACTAGGAGATGACGCAGCTACAAATCTTGGCTTCAATGTAAATAAAAGTAGGTTTCTAATCTCATTAGTAGCTATATTTTTAGCAGGTGTTTCTACCTCCATAGTTGGTGTCATCAGCTTTGTGGGTCTTATAGTACCACATATAACTCGTATGTTGCTTGGTAGTGACCATAAATATACGATACCATTTAGTATAGTACTAGGGAGTATAGTATTATTAATTGCAGATACATTAGCAAGAACAATAGGAGGCTCTATAGAGATTCCAGTAGGCGTTATTATGTCTATAATAGGGGGTCCATTCTTCTTATATTTATTAAGAAAGAGAGGCGGTTATTAA
- a CDS encoding AAA family ATPase — MKKIAIYGKGGIGKSTTTSNLSASLSHLGYKVMQIGCDPKSDSTKNLMKGKFIPTVLNVMKEKKDDLKLEDIVFEGYGGVLCIEAGGPTPGVGCAGRGIIAAFEKLEELKAFEIYNPDVVIYDVLGDVVCGGFSMPIRNGFANEVYIVTSGEMMSMYAASNISLAVEQFKNRGYASLKGLILNAKNVENEIELVEKLADEIKSKVFHYIPRNKIMQQSENNGRTVIEEDKDDEMSQVYIELANKIMKSN; from the coding sequence ATGAAAAAAATAGCTATTTATGGGAAGGGAGGAATTGGAAAATCAACAACAACTTCCAATTTATCTGCATCACTTTCTCATTTAGGATATAAGGTTATGCAAATAGGATGTGACCCTAAATCAGATTCTACTAAAAATTTAATGAAAGGAAAATTTATACCAACAGTTCTCAATGTAATGAAAGAGAAGAAAGATGATTTAAAACTTGAAGACATAGTATTTGAAGGATATGGTGGAGTATTATGTATTGAAGCAGGAGGCCCAACTCCAGGAGTAGGTTGCGCTGGAAGAGGCATAATAGCGGCCTTTGAAAAATTAGAAGAATTAAAGGCATTTGAAATATATAATCCAGATGTAGTAATTTACGATGTACTTGGAGACGTTGTTTGTGGAGGATTTTCAATGCCAATAAGAAATGGATTTGCAAATGAAGTGTATATAGTAACTTCTGGAGAAATGATGTCAATGTATGCTGCTAGTAATATATCTTTAGCTGTAGAGCAATTTAAAAATAGAGGATATGCTTCTTTAAAAGGACTCATATTAAACGCTAAAAATGTTGAGAATGAGATAGAATTAGTTGAAAAATTGGCTGATGAAATAAAAAGTAAAGTTTTTCACTATATCCCAAGAAATAAAATCATGCAACAGTCTGAGAATAATGGAAGAACCGTTATAGAAGAAGATAAAGATGATGAAATGTCACAAGTATATATAGAACTTGCAAATAAGATTATGAAAAGTAACTAG
- a CDS encoding helix-turn-helix transcriptional regulator translates to MKCFKDDIELIINDFFDCCNIPTKVINKDLKELCSVGYSDKLEIYFSSLNIFNNIKSTDFISNKNLSYIMLSFCNDIQFLIMPIHKFDISSGYFVIGPFKSCINNDIEFSDIPFKPLSCVDYISNLLSEICNDKMKHKPALSFYVKKTIDYIHKNYSEDITVSDICNDLQLNKSYFCSLFKKESGYTFTNFLNKVRVEKSKKYLLREDMSILDVAVFVGFNSQNYYSMVFKKFNNLTPIEYKNIYN, encoded by the coding sequence TTGAAATGTTTTAAAGATGATATAGAACTTATCATTAATGATTTTTTTGACTGTTGTAATATCCCAACAAAAGTGATTAATAAGGATTTAAAAGAACTTTGTAGTGTTGGCTACAGTGATAAACTAGAAATATACTTTTCAAGTTTAAACATATTTAATAATATAAAAAGCACAGATTTTATATCTAATAAAAACTTATCCTATATAATGTTAAGTTTTTGCAATGACATACAATTTTTAATTATGCCAATACATAAATTTGATATTTCTAGTGGCTATTTTGTTATAGGGCCTTTTAAATCATGCATTAATAATGATATTGAGTTTTCTGATATACCATTTAAGCCTCTATCATGTGTAGATTATATATCAAATCTTTTATCAGAAATATGTAATGATAAAATGAAACACAAACCAGCTCTTAGTTTTTATGTAAAAAAAACTATCGATTATATTCATAAAAACTACTCAGAGGATATAACAGTAAGTGATATATGTAATGATTTACAACTTAATAAAAGTTATTTTTGCTCCCTATTTAAAAAAGAAAGTGGATATACATTTACTAACTTTCTCAATAAGGTTCGAGTCGAAAAAAGTAAAAAATATTTGCTTCGAGAAGACATGTCTATTTTAGATGTTGCTGTATTTGTTGGGTTCAATAGCCAAAATTATTATAGTATGGTTTTTAAAAAGTTCAACAACCTTACACCAATTGAATATAAAAATATTTATAATTAA
- a CDS encoding Na/Pi cotransporter family protein, with product MNIAVSLIGGLGLFLYGMSLMGEGLQKSAGDKLKKIIELLTSNVVMGVLVGTVVTGIIQSSSATTVMVVGFVNAGIMNLSQAIGVIMGANIGTTVTAQLVSFNLEGIAPIALGIGIVFYLFTSNQKTKHLAEILIGFGILFTGMEFMKDAVAPLAEYKGFTDTLLYFSKNPILGILAGFAITGIIQSSSASMGMLIALASQGILPLSAALPILYGDNIGTCVTSLLSSVGANRNARRAAVMHLSFNVIGTIIFMLVLNKPISAIVTHFDPTDTARQIANAHTLFNLTNVIILLPFSKYIVKLANKLIPIKETESEIVNNTKYLDERMFSTPSIALGNTVQEVVRMGHKATNSLEHSIVGFLNKSSEDIKKTFESEKVVNKLQKDILNYLLKLSKEPLRDDERFRTDLLFNTVNDIERVSDHAENIAELAMTVKEMNVNFSDSAIKEIYEIYNKTMTNFKDALVVLDVKDFELANKVLEVENEVNYLEKTFRNSHMIRLNNGSCTIDAGVLYLDLLTNLERISDHSTNIVKQVLKLKQKI from the coding sequence GTGAATATAGCAGTTAGTCTTATCGGTGGACTTGGACTTTTTCTTTATGGAATGAGTTTAATGGGAGAAGGTTTACAAAAATCGGCAGGAGACAAATTAAAGAAAATCATCGAACTCTTAACAAGTAATGTTGTTATGGGTGTATTGGTGGGTACAGTTGTTACAGGTATCATACAAAGTTCAAGTGCTACTACTGTAATGGTTGTAGGGTTTGTAAATGCAGGAATAATGAATCTAAGTCAAGCCATTGGTGTAATAATGGGTGCAAATATAGGTACTACTGTTACTGCCCAATTAGTTTCATTTAATCTTGAAGGAATAGCCCCAATTGCATTAGGTATAGGTATAGTATTTTATTTATTTACATCAAATCAAAAAACAAAACACTTAGCTGAAATACTTATTGGTTTTGGTATATTATTTACAGGTATGGAATTTATGAAAGATGCAGTAGCTCCACTTGCTGAGTATAAGGGATTTACTGATACACTCTTATATTTTAGTAAAAATCCTATCCTTGGTATATTAGCAGGATTTGCAATCACTGGTATCATACAAAGTTCAAGTGCTTCTATGGGTATGCTAATAGCTTTAGCTTCTCAAGGAATACTTCCTCTATCAGCTGCTTTACCTATACTTTATGGAGATAATATTGGTACTTGTGTTACTTCACTTTTATCAAGTGTTGGTGCAAATAGAAATGCTAGACGTGCAGCTGTAATGCATTTAAGCTTTAATGTAATTGGTACAATAATATTTATGCTTGTCTTAAATAAACCTATATCAGCAATAGTTACTCATTTTGACCCAACTGACACAGCTAGACAAATAGCAAATGCACATACTTTATTTAATCTTACAAATGTTATAATATTATTGCCATTTTCTAAATACATAGTTAAATTAGCAAATAAACTTATACCTATTAAGGAAACTGAGTCAGAAATTGTAAACAATACTAAGTACTTAGATGAAAGAATGTTTAGTACTCCATCTATAGCACTTGGTAATACTGTACAAGAAGTTGTTAGAATGGGCCATAAAGCTACAAACTCTTTAGAACATTCAATTGTAGGTTTTTTAAATAAAAGTAGTGAGGATATTAAGAAAACTTTTGAGTCTGAAAAAGTTGTTAATAAATTGCAAAAAGATATATTAAATTACTTGTTAAAACTTTCTAAAGAACCACTCAGAGATGATGAACGATTTAGAACAGATTTACTTTTCAATACAGTAAATGATATCGAAAGAGTATCTGACCATGCTGAAAATATAGCTGAGTTGGCTATGACTGTTAAAGAAATGAATGTTAACTTTTCTGATAGTGCAATAAAAGAAATCTATGAAATATACAATAAAACTATGACTAACTTTAAGGATGCTTTAGTAGTTTTAGATGTAAAAGATTTTGAATTAGCAAACAAAGTTTTAGAAGTTGAAAATGAAGTAAATTACTTAGAAAAAACTTTTAGAAATTCTCATATGATTAGATTAAATAATGGTAGTTGTACAATTGATGCTGGTGTACTTTACCTTGACTTACTTACTAACTTAGAAAGAATTTCTGACCATTCAACAAATATAGTAAAACAAGTTTTAAAACTTAAACAGAAAATATAA